The DNA segment TGCTTGTCATCAATATGACTTCTCATCCAAGACAAGATGAGCTGTTTCCACCCATACGATGCAGTGGATTAAATGTTCATACATCCAGAGACATGATGAGCAATAAGAAAATCTAGCaaacatattatttaaacaGTGTCTCCAGAATAGTTTATGTGGCTGCatagtaaataatatttctAATCCAGGCAGACAGGCTGCCTCCTTCATACAAGATGGAATTCCCATCAGAATCTCGAATCCGACGAGCTTTACTTGCTCCGCTCAGTTACTTAATAGTTTCCCATCAGGCTGTTTCACGTATTTGCACGAGGAAGTTCCTGCAAAAGTACATATGGTGGACATTAGAATGGCGGACATTGTAAGGAACTGTACCTCTGTAACTCTGACCACGTTCAGTCGAAGATGAAGATGGCATTTGTAAAACACAATTCCTTTGCCACTGGAATATATGTTGTATCCATTAGTTATAGGCCTATATTTTGGCATATAaccaaaaaaattatgatttgtgTGATCCAACAAAAAGTGGTTGAGGCAATTTAtagtattaaataatttattatactgATGCTGTCAGGCTTCCAAAAGTCTTGCAGTAAAATAAAGGCAGAAAATAcccaaaatatcaaaaatgttACAGCTCAAATTAGACACGTTACGCGTTTCACCCTGCTGGGCTTCAACTTGGCCTGATCATTCTTACTGCCCACATGTAACTAATTCTAATAATTCATCAGATAGGGGTGACATTTGTAAAATAGAATTCATTTGCCACAGGAATATCTGTTGTGTTCATTAGTTTTAGTGCTATATTCTGGCATATGCGGACAGCATCTCACCTGCAGATGGTAAAATGATCGAGGCCTCTTCTCTTTGTGGCATTCCTAAATGTATCCATGAGGGACAACCCACTCCTCTATGAACTCAACTACAGAATATGAAACTGTCCTAAAAATTCAAAACCCTTAACAAAGATCACCAAAATAATACCCACGCATCATAGTGTCCTGCCTGTATAACTCATTTACTGTAAATACtggaaacaaaacatattttccttGGACGGACAAATTGAACCTTAAAATTATTaggcttatatttatataaaaatgctaaatacaTCTGGatataaaattcaataaatgtTCTTATAAAGtaggatattttttatatatttatattcttaaCCTTTGTCACTTTTATTATAGAGAATGGTAACAGGGGAACCTCACGAGGAGagaagcaagaaggaaaaacagAGGGGGGTCTTCCAGAGTCCTATCTGGTTCAGGAAGAAAGGAAcgtagaaataaagaaaattccTCCTACCACCCCTGCCCCTACAACCACTCAAACAACCACCACAACTACTACAACCACCCAATCTACCACTACTGAGACCACCACGGAATATCCCCAGACTACATTATCGTCTACTGGAATTGGATCTGAGGCAGGGGCCAACAATAAAGGTATAGTAGGTGGTACAACATGCCCTGGCGTGATGTGCTTTGATGATCCTTACATtgttaagtgaataaaccagGGTGACTTGGAAGTGTTGGACCTCGATAAGTAATTGTAAGATGGATTAGTTCTTAAATATGGGAGTTATTTGATTACGTTAAAACTTAAGTATTGCAGGCAAGCCCAGAAAGGAAAGTATACAGCATTCATCACATTCACGGCTTCAGGGTTTTGCGATAATGAAATGCAAACGAGGAGAATTCAATGTAATTTGGATTTTCCTTCTATCCGGTCAAAAAAGATATTTGCGTGTAGGTGAATCTTAGGTTACTGATCTTGTTCACATACATCGTTACATAGGGGGTCGAAAAAATGTTTTCGGGGTTCAAACACTCCAAAACATCACTTATTGGATTAAgagtaaaacatacaaaaaaccaTACCAATTTTACCCAGAAAATGTGAAGATTCCTTTATGATTCCCACAGCAGTGATAATAAtacctgttattattattgttatgtgtTACTTAGGAACCCTGAGAGTTACCAGCACATATGGGCGCTCTGGGTTTGAAGCAGTGTCTTCAGGTAAAGCCCTGCTTCctcgggtctccgggtcactttcctctttctctgggcaggggaaCAGCTTTTGGCCACACCCTCTTCCCCTCCTACTCCTCGCCCACTTAAGGTGGTCTGCGGCTGGTCACACATTTTTTCATGCTTGCCCATGCCCAGCTAGCCCTGCCTCCATACCTGGCTAACCCTGCACCCTCACTACGCCACTCTTACAGAAGGTGTAGTAGCCTACCCTGTGACGTTCCAGGTAATTACAGTTGGGCATAATCTGAGAACACTATTCTTTcttaattaattgttttataaagaaataaaaatctaaagttCCATACATACATTGGCTTACATGCTCAATAGCCTTAACATGATTAGTTGTTCACAAAAGAGCAAGGCCAGATGTATAAGAATATTTTTGGCTGGATTAGAGACAGCAAGATTGATTATAATCATGTGATATTTCCCTTCTGCACCTTGCTTTCAGGTATTCATACAAGTGTTGAGAGCATCAGAGAAAGCATTCCTTTCTTGTCATATCATCTTTCAAACCTTAATGTTAAAATCATGATGCTTTGAGTTTTGGGAATGTATTTCGCCTTAAGAAAGCACGTTCAACCCTCTTCTTCAGTCTTATTTAACCTCGCTGATACCACAGCAATGCCTCTTGCTTAAGAAACAAACGTTACTACAATCTCGTTGCATTTTATCTTTGGAATGAAATCTTTTAACCATGTGTCTAGGAATGTGATTGCATGATGATAAACAAGAGCTATTGCGCAACTGTTCTTTCTGGCACtcatatgggttttttttttgttttttgtttttttttaaatatggtcaGACCAGCAGTAATAAAGTATAATTTTACTTCATTAAATTACTATTTGTAGCTCCACGCCAAACCTCCTAAATGTCAGCTACCTTCCTTTATAGATAGAGGAGGAGAATTgagatgggaaaaaaacactacTAAATTATTTGTCACTGAATTAGTTGCATAGGTTTATTACAACATACACTTCGTCCCAATATTTGAaacatcattttaattttttttttagaatttaactATATCAGTTGATACATTTTCTAAGatggaaaacataaaatgtacacaGCTAATGTACATTAGATTTGATGAGCTTCTGCTGAGGCACAAACAGAAAAAGATCTGTctgatttactttgatgttgtACGTTTGTTGTAAGGTTTATTCTTAAGGTGTAATTACAGGAAATATATCTCTGTGCTTTAATTTCTAGTAAGAGAAGGTGAATGTGAGGGCACTATTGCTTCTGTGGAGTCACCTAAGAAGCATCACAGCTATGGGCGTAATGAGGGAGCGTGGATGAAGGATCCTGCAGCCAAGGACGATAGGATATATGTTACCAATTATTACTATGGGAATAATCTTGTAGAGTTCAGAAATCTTGACAATTTCAAGCAAGGTAAGAAATTGCTAAATATGAAGcgaaatacattgttttattctgtACAATTCTAAATTAAatctataaacaaaaaacaagcaagATAAAAGGTTAAACTTAAATATATGTTAGTATTGAGGATATGGGGAGTACCCAGAACAGTGTATTGCTAAACAATGATGAATGTGaaagttaattaattaataatttagcaaatgtgtgttttgagaTGTCCTTCAATTTACTGTGAATCTCAAGGAAAAACCTCCTGCTCACCGGTGTGATTAGAGGTGGAGTGGGCAGGATTAGCAGTGGCCCCAGGGACAGGACCTACCATACTCATCCAGACACTTTGCAATATATTGAAAAAgaatgctgggatatgatgtcatatcacagAGCTCTGCATGATCACATGGGAGTTGATTGAGGCCTGACTACAAAGTCACAGCTTGGTGGGCTCATCAGGAGTAATCTCCCAAACTGACACATGATCACCATTCCTAGCTATTGTTTTACTTTCAAGCGAGTAAACACTTCTACTTGTTGGTCATGCCATTGTTGGTGTATCTTCCCTAACCTTACGTTATATTTAATGTACTGGTAAATGCCAAATTATCAGGAATGAGGAGGTAAGGTAAGGATCTAGGAgaactttcttttattattaatataataatatttttttgtgtttttcaggtCGTTGGAGTAATCTGTACAAGGTCCCATATAACTGGATTGGAACAGGGCATGTTGTGTTTCAAGGGGCCTTTTACTACAATAGAGCTTTTACTAAGAACATCATCAAATATGATCTAAAGCAGCGCTTTGTTGCTGCCTGGACCCTTCTGCATGATGTCGTTTATGAAGACACTACTCCTTGGAAGTGGAGAGGACATTCTGATATTGATTTTGCTGTAGATGAAAGTGGCCTCTGGGTCATCTACCCATCTGTAGACTATGATTATTCTCAACAAGAAGTTATCGTTATTAGCAAACTAGATCCTAACGATTTATCTGTTAAGAAGGAGACTACATGGAAAACTGGACTGAAGCGTAACTCTTATGGTAACTGCTTCATAATATGTGGGATCTTGTATGCTGTGGATGTCTATAATCAAAAGGAAGGACAGATTTCATACGCCTATGACACTCATACAGAAACCGAGGCAGATCCGAAATTGCCTTTTATTAACGAACATGCCTTCACAACGCAAATAGACTACAACCCCAAAGAGAAGGTACTCTATGCGTGGGACAATGGCCACCAGTTGACGTACAAAGTGAACTTTGTTGTCTGATTGAATGGCTCTTTTGTTAAGACATAGGTCAGCCCTACACAAAGAAAGCACTTTTAAATTTCAGTTAAAACGTGTTGCTTGCAGAGCAACAAAAGTATTATCCTCGGGCAGTTAGGAGGTGGAAAGGCTCCGTCCATGGAAAATATAATGGTTTAGCACTGTGGTATGTGACTAGTCCATTGTTgaacacaaaaatacaattgtaAATGTCATGTGAATGGACACAGAGCTGAATGCCTAAAGGTATAAAAGGGACCCTATCTCACTGTCAGACTTCAGACACTCTATATTTAGTGTAACCCAGATGGTTTTTTGGCCTTTTCACCAGTGAAAGAGATAaaacaagtaaaacaaaaacatttgtggGTAACTTTCCACCCAGGACCACCAAAGAAAGACCAATGACCCATGGAGCTAAAATGGAATGTTAcatcatatttgttttattttcatcaaattgagaaaaatgtctCCAAAGCAGTCATAATGAtgaaagcaaaaataataatttagttatGCCAAAAACCACAATGGTCACAGTGATCTGTTAGCGAAAAGATCAGTTAGCAGGAAACATTTCAACTATTTGTTATTTAGAAGACTAAATTGTCACAagtctttacttttctttaaatgtGCAACAttttataggattttttttgaaGATTGCTCAAATATGCAATTTGTTTTTTAGGAAAATCTTTGTTGTCGGAAGGACAAATTAACAAATTGTCCAAGATGCCATAAATTATAATCATTTGCTGTCCAACCACTAGTAACATCACTCCTAGTTGAATTCTGACGtgtttccaaaaataattatttacccATTTACTATCAGATACAAAAATTCAAAATTTTTGGAGGGAACACTTAAAATGAAA comes from the Spea bombifrons isolate aSpeBom1 chromosome 8, aSpeBom1.2.pri, whole genome shotgun sequence genome and includes:
- the OLFML2A gene encoding olfactomedin-like protein 2A → MWGFKLFLLWSLVFTTTVTANSKVFGDTDQVRMTSEGSDCRCKCIMRPLSKEACSRMKDGSTRVDDYYTVETVSSGSDCKCSCTAPPTSLNPCENEWKMEKMKKQAPELFKLQSMVDLLEGTLYSMDLMKVHSYINKVMSQMNTLEETIKTNLSRENEFMKESVINLSNQMKKYDNYSDIMMSIKKEISNLGYQLLQKDAPENKVQETSGTKGKDSAKFPNTKKITGDKSVTKVTKEKTPKIEKPKKESKAKPASPTPKPRAPAREPVVVRGVTYYKAGRNEEAESFASNKENGNRGTSRGEKQEGKTEGGLPESYLVQEERNVEIKKIPPTTPAPTTTQTTTTTTTTTQSTTTETTTEYPQTTLSSTGIGSEAGANNKVREGECEGTIASVESPKKHHSYGRNEGAWMKDPAAKDDRIYVTNYYYGNNLVEFRNLDNFKQGRWSNLYKVPYNWIGTGHVVFQGAFYYNRAFTKNIIKYDLKQRFVAAWTLLHDVVYEDTTPWKWRGHSDIDFAVDESGLWVIYPSVDYDYSQQEVIVISKLDPNDLSVKKETTWKTGLKRNSYGNCFIICGILYAVDVYNQKEGQISYAYDTHTETEADPKLPFINEHAFTTQIDYNPKEKVLYAWDNGHQLTYKVNFVV